Below is a genomic region from Ziziphus jujuba cultivar Dongzao chromosome 7, ASM3175591v1.
tttgggaaatttaattggtgaatatattatgtgtgatttaaatatttggaatttaatttttatgtgccaaatatttatttgatttatggtggaattatttgtgaatttatcggatttaaaaaaaaaaatgtgtatttcaccaatttatgccatgtgaaattaatttatggttttgaggattttgaaattggtgtggttttaatgttaaattgggcacgatttgaatttcaaatatttcaaggaaaatatttggttatgttggtgatttcaatttttatgaaatatgcccataaaatattatgggatttgattatgatatttcgagaaattatttatgcttggaaaaaatgtggatatttgaattgatggatttgggagttggtggatttgaaaatcatggaatttacggtatggattataaggaaattatggagaatttcccggttcaagcggatggattatgcccgctatgcttatgaaaaatgtgaaatttgttttatgatttaaatttatggattttataatttttagatgcaccgtgcatgtactggtgttctgattatgtgatatggtatatgtgatatggttagtgtgcacacggttgtgattagcgcgcaggtgggtgtgagtagcgcgcggttgatattatgagggtgtcctgtggatgccatcggagagggcggccacccccctttggccgggacaccaggttagcagcggcgctgtgggacgccacgcgaccgtatgccggtttctttctataacctcatgtctggcggtaccttgggacgctgggtactgttggcgccactggtatatagtgggtgcatcaaatgattttcagaactgtgttttaaaaataaaatgtttggaaactgaattagaattaaaaatataattgttaccgcttctggtatttaattgatgtcttggttttcgggaaatatgaataaagggttttgtgaaaatgttttaaaaggggaacctttccaactgagagaattgtaagggttttgagagaaattattatttccaaataattattatttatatacctattaccgtggtatgatagtgtagagtagtagggtcgctcactgagatgattagcatctcacactcttaaattccgttcctctaggtaccaggttgtcggtgttcactcggagcggacttgatcttcctcgctgtatttgttcgcgcagtaccttgttcttcttttactgcagttgtaatatttctttcacttttgctgtattctatattttgtagtacttcataaagctctgtatactgtatgggacacttatgtatttgtattgcactggattactgtatttttattttggagtgctgaaatttgtggaaccagttcgtcgtactgtgggaggaataagggaacaattatagaagtgtgttttcagtgcaggaaattttgtggtaagtccatcccttaggggaggttctgccggatcttccacagaagggtccggtagggtttccctgggatcaaggcttgtctagggttccggtggggaactttggacgggtcctgacattccgacatggttcgggacggggtgttacattacaTGTCATGTAAGTAGTTAGAATTTGTGTCTATCATTTGTATGTAATGGTTCCCCTCTTGATATATTTTCTAGatctataattaattagtacATATTATTTCCTTATGTTTAGGAAAATATTTTAGGAATGTAAATTAGGTTagatttaaataatttacaacaGACCATGTGAGTGTCCACAACATAAGGAAAGAATATGGACATAAGGAAAGAATATATACTGATTTATGCAAATGAATTAGTACATAAGGACACTCACATGGACATGTTCATTTAAGTCAAATGTGGTTTGTTGTATATGAACTAATCTAAATCTAACATGATCTATAACATGATCTATTATAGATTTAAGAACATGGACACGAGAAAAGAATATACTAACAAATCTATTATAGATTTAAGAATACAGACATGAGAAAAGAATATGTACtgatttgttatatttaaatcagTACATATGACAATAGAATAAACTGTCTAATAAATTCAAAAGCTGTGATAACTCTTTAGTTAAGTTATATTATGCACAGCCTATCAATGGAAATATGCTTGTTTTTTAGAAGATCTCTACTCTTAACACCGTTGACGTATTCTTCACCAAGGTGTAACAGACGAGTATAATTATGTGTGGtacaataacattttttttttcaaaaagaaaaagaaagaaaaaattagttCAATACTTAACCAAATTTCtgaaatgttttaaattcataaaacagctaaagaaagaaaaaattagttCAATACTTAACCAAATTTCtgaaatgttttaaattcataaaacagctaaagaaagaaaaaattagttCAATACTTAACCAAATTTCTggaatgttttaaataaaataaaacagctTTTTAATATATACGGCGAAATTTAAAGAGCTCAAATTACAAAggttatttttcatataaactgAAATTGCACAAAATACTCGATGGTAGCGTGGCATGCTATGTATATATCAGGTTAGATATTGTAACAGCCTAGCCCAGACCATtcgcatgcagatattgtcctctttgagcctggaaaatcctcttacaactcagcccttaagattttgtcaaaacgcatctgcaaaggaaaggtatccacactcttataagccatgcttcattcccctttccaaccgatgtgggacttcacaatcctccccccttgggatCCAAAGTCCTCGCTGGCACAACGATCCGGatccagctctgataccatctgcaACAGCCCAACCCAGACCActcgcatgtagatattgtcctctttgggcctgaaaaattctcttacaatccagccctcaaggttttgtcaaaacgcatctgcAAAGCAaaagtatccacacgcttataagtcatgcttcgttctcttttctaaccgatgtgggacttcacagatattgtgaaaattttatagaGATAAACTgcgaatgaaattttataaaaataaactgTGAATGATTATTAATATTCTCTTTGATAGTTCCTCTTTataaattgttattatattaaaaatgtacaatagatgcatacatacatatatatatatatatatatattatttggtcGCTTCCACAAACTATATGCTGTGTTAGTGTGTTAGGTTACATTTAGGGCAGATAGTTAACATTGGGTCCAATCGTAGGCCATATGTGTTAATACCCTTTTATTTAGTTATCATAttctagaaattaaaaataaggttTTAGAATGTTTCATTGGCAaagtaaaaatcaataaatgataaaaaaaattaaaaaaaagtaaaaattaataagcaaacttacaatttctttttttgttgaaataagCTTACACTCTTATTGGTAATATATttgtattctttatttttcttttttctttttcttttttccttacaTACTTAATTCATGAacaagaattttaatttaaataatgacTGATTTGTCATTCTTTAGCTTAATCTAATAgtaaaaatcattaataatacattttcaaatccaaaacgtaaactttaaattatagaaaaataataataaaatggacATTGTCATTAAATTGATCCTGCAAAGATAATAGTGAgagattcaaattaaaaattatttgattgtaATACTTTATTACGTGAAGtgaagaatttatttatttaaaggtttcttttttatctttttttgctaaaattatttaaagttttcATTATTATGATATTACCTCATTTAATATTTCGTGTTAATTTCAATTGGTCATACAATATCTCATTTGGTCCATGTTACACGTTACTAATgttgccaaaataaataaatatatatatatatatatatatatatatatatttatatatgtatatatatatattatgattatataaTGTACGAacggtagaaaaaaaaaaaaaggaagaataaaAGAGGCAATGCACACATATCTTTCCACAAAGGAGAGccctactttttatttatatgtaattttatattgcATGAAGACAAACCGCAAGTCATGCTAATAAGTTGACTTTTGTAATTAAGAATAGCCTTCAAGAGCATAATTCCATATAGAGTTTAGGTAGCAAAATTGACAACAGATCTATAAGTTTGACCAGGCGTCCAACCAGCCGGGATCACATTGTTTGCTACGATGGTGTTGCTGGACTCTAACGCCGTCAGGCGAATCGAGAAGGGGGCATGTAAGGTAGAACCAGCGTCAAGTTTCCAGACCGCACCCCATGACTGCTGCATGGGAAGCCATGAGTCCGAGTCAACTGCTTGTTTCAGGTCCACTGAAGCAAGGTCACCATCTCCGTCTTCGTATTCGATTAGAGTTGCAAAGTAGTTCGGATTAGACCCTGCGTCCACCTTGAAGGTTATCGTCTTACCAGGGTAGTTGCATTTTGCTCTGCATATGTTTATACAAGACAAAATCAATATTAAACAAAAACTATTTTTAGTCTGATGGTAATTAATATatgctaattaataataaaattattattaattatagcatggttaataataattaattattattaattttaccaTGTGTCAAAATATCTGAAAATAGAGTAATAATTACATGTACTCCTTCTGATAAAACCACAGGCATGGGaacataaattatgaaaaaatctCATGACTCTCTAGTTAATGGGTATTAATCATGCTTATTGAAatttgagggggaaaaaaaagaaaaaaaaaaaaaagcttgactTTTCtgtgctcctttttttttttcactttccgGATAGTGAAGATTAAGTACCTTTGATATTGAACCTGCAGGACTCCAGCATTGCGTAGTTTATCAGCTTGGCCAGGAAGCGCCATGGATCCGAAAGCGGTGCCGCTTAAATCAAAATGAACAGACTCCGAAACACAACCAGGGCACTCATCGGTTAAAATCACAGTCACCGGGTTCCCCGAGCACGCTGCGTTAGCACTCGCTGTGCATTTTACCTAAAATTCAGGCCCACATTTACAAATAACACCCACCAAGTTAATTGTTTGTGCGATTTACTCTTCTGAAACTAACAAAGTTTAATTTATGCTACATAATGAACTGCACCTGATAACAAGCTCCACATTCTTTGCCAGATTTGTACAACGACGGACCCCCAGCCGTGATCATTGAAGAGAATGGTGCTTGCTCTACAGCATTTCCATATCCACAAGCaccccctatatatatatacacaaacaacaatttaattaattaaaaatcttaatATAACAAtagtgtatacatatatatatatatatatatatgttagtgtGACATTTGAACAATATTGATAGATATATTTTCAGTGTCCATTATGGCATTACCGTCGCTTCCGGCGCCGCTGGGGCTTCCATACCAGGTTGCACCGGCTGGGGACCAATTAGAATCGGATTCATATTTTGAGACATTGTAAAAGAGCTTGGGTTTGAAACAAGAACCTGGGTTTATAAGAAGACAAGACAAAACTAGTAGAGTAAAGGTAGACCACGAATGTGGACGAACAAAAGCCATAACTAGTCACTAATGCTTAGAAGACAACCGCAACTGGAATCTGTGGCAGTTGCCTTTGCTGGAGGGCTATTTTGTGTTGTTGATGAATTTGTCGATAAAGCAGTCGTTATTTATAGAGGGAGAACGAGAGGGCTTGCATTCTAATGCGTCCAATTGTTTAAAGCCACGTGCCATTTTCCCTATCCCTTGCCAATCGATATTTATTTAGGTCTTTTTgcattattataatatagaaatatgAGAATTTTAGTTTGGGTTTCCAATTATAAGTACTTTCCTTGACGTAGTCTTCAGCAAGGTGCGATGGACGGgtacaattttataatttggttTTCAAACTTACGAGTTAAGAAGAAATGGGCTATTTCTTGTAATTATTGATCTCCATGACGTCATCAACACATATAATAGAAAATGGTAGTAGGCCCAACATATTGTTAATGTCATGTTAGATCTAATTCTAGTTTGATTACTTGAAGTTTACTCTGTATTATATATTGTCCGGAAATGAAAACGAATTATAGTTTGATTCCTCTTGTAttacaagattttttttatataaaaaaataatactaattgagaaaaaaattaatccaaTCCTTAAACAATTTTCCGGTTTTTAAATTCGTAAAAGAATTTGTTAATGTGTATGACCAAATTAAGGAgctcaaattagaaaattctacttttcatataaaatttgttGTAGCGAGGAATTGGCGGAATGTGGAAATCTTTTAGAAGTTCCCCCCACCATCAGTGCATGTACAGAAAAATAGATTTGGGGATCATTCAATATATGTTTATAGGTTTGAAGATTAGCCGTAGTCTAGGCCTCCAAGGTCATctcattttcccttttcttaataattaatattatattttttttcaaaagagaaggaaaaaaaaaaaaaaaaaaaaaaaaaaagaagagtctCGGATCACAGAGACGTGATAATTATGCTTTTACTGGAAAAGCAGACAATTTGCTGCTGATGCAATTGTCTCGTGAAGACTAAAATGTTGTGCAAATTCTTTGCCATATGTGGCGATGGAACTTAGAGATGGAGACCGTGACCGACGTAGAAAAAAATTTCAGGGGCACCACTATGAAATAgcataaattatgtttttaatttttgttttcgagcaatataaatatatagtgaaACGAGATATTGTTTGTTATATCACAATTaaactaattataaaata
It encodes:
- the LOC125423879 gene encoding putative expansin-B2, coding for MAFVRPHSWSTFTLLVLSCLLINPGSCFKPKLFYNVSKYESDSNWSPAGATWYGSPSGAGSDGGACGYGNAVEQAPFSSMITAGGPSLYKSGKECGACYQVKCTASANAACSGNPVTVILTDECPGCVSESVHFDLSGTAFGSMALPGQADKLRNAGVLQVQYQRAKCNYPGKTITFKVDAGSNPNYFATLIEYEDGDGDLASVDLKQAVDSDSWLPMQQSWGAVWKLDAGSTLHAPFSIRLTALESSNTIVANNVIPAGWTPGQTYRSVVNFAT